One segment of Erigeron canadensis isolate Cc75 chromosome 2, C_canadensis_v1, whole genome shotgun sequence DNA contains the following:
- the LOC122589453 gene encoding LRR receptor-like serine/threonine-protein kinase FEI 2 has product MTTSTNLIFIYVFLALSISTIHFNTCSLALTQDGLALLELKQGLNDTKNALSNWVNNDETPCQWTGITCHSNDQRVLEINLPYMDFGGFISPSIGKLTRLQRLALHQNRLHGIIPNDICKCVELRAVYLRANYLQGGIPSNIGNLSFLSILDLSGNTLRGAIPSSLGHLTRLKYMNLSTNFFSGEIPNFGALSKFGNDSFIGNLDLCGQQIHKPCKTSLGFPAVLPHAESEEAAVPKHSSRDLKGAVIGAMAALVLLLVLFVFLLVWMLSKKERAAKKYVVVKKQVHQETSTQLITFHGDLPYPSSEIIEKLESLNDEHVVGAGGFGTVYRMVMNDCGTFAVKKIDRTRESQDLAFERELEILGSVKHINLVNLRGYCRFPDSKLLIYDYVANGSLESFLHECRDGDQTLSWNARLKVAYGSARGLAYLHHDCSPKILHRDIKSSNILLDENFEPCVSDFGLAKLLVDEEAHVTTVVAGTFGYLAPEYLQSGRATVKSDVYSFGVLLLELVTGKRPTDTAFVKRGLNVVGWLNTLRKENQLEDVVDPRCTDADASTVEAILEIAGRCTNANPEDRPSMQQVLQFIEQEVMTPYPSDFYDSHSDYA; this is encoded by the exons ATGACTACCTCAACAAATCTCATTTTCATTTATGTTTTCTTAGCTCTTTCCATTTCAACAATACATTTCAACACTTGTTCTTTAGCTCTTACCCAAGATG GATTAGCTTTGTTAGAGCTCAAACAAGGTTTGAATGACACTAAAAATGCTTTGAGCAACTGGGTAAATAATGATGAAACCCCTTGTCAATGGACTGGTATCACCTGCCATTCAAATGACCAAAGAGTTCTTGAAAT AAACTTGCCTTACATGGATTTTGGAGGTTTTATATCTCCAAGCATTGGTAAACTGACTAGATTACAGAGACT GGCACTTCATCAGAACAGATTACATGGAATAATTCCCAATGATATTTGCAAATGTGTTGAACTTAGAGCTGT GTACTTGAGGGCTAATTATCTTCAGGGTGGCATACCTTCAAATATAGGAAATCTTTCCTTCCTCAGTATACT GGATTTGTCGGGTAATACTTTGAGAGGAGCGATACCATCATCTCTTGGTCATCTCACTCGTCTAAAGTACAT GAATTtatcaacaaactttttttcGGGAGAAATTCCAAATTTTGGAGCACTGAGCAAGTTCGGAAACGACTC GTTTATTGGAAACTTAGACCTCTGTGGCCAGCAAATACACAAGCCGTGTAAAACATCACTAGGATTTCCTGCTGTCTTGCCACATGCAGAAAGTGAAGAAGCAGCAG TGCCTAAGCATTCGTCTCGTGATCTGAAAGGAGCGGTGATCGGTGCTATGGCTGCTTTAGTCTTGCTTCTGGTGCTCTTTGTATTCCTCTTGGTTTGGATGCTCTCGAAGAAAGAACGGGCTGCAAAGAAATACGTAGTAGTCAAAAAGCAAGTTCATCAAGAAACAA GTACACAACTTATAACATTCCATGGTGATCTTCCCTACCCGTCAAGTGAGATTATAGAGAAGCTCGAGTCTCTTAATGATGAGCATGTGGTTGGGGCCGGTGGATTTGGGACCGTGTACAGAATGGTCATGAATGATTGTGGCAcgtttgctgttaaaaaaattgaCCGAACACGAGAAAGCCAGGATCTGGCATTCGAAAGAGAGTTGGAGATCTTAGGTAGTGTCAAACACATTAATCTCGTTAATCTCCGAGGCTATTGCCGGTTTCCTGATTCTAAGCTTCTCATATATGATTATGTGGCCAATGGCAGTCTTGAAAGTTTTTTACATG AATGCCGGGATGGAGATCAAACACTAAGTTGGAATGCTCGTCTGAAAGTAGCATATGGTTCAGCTAGGGGACTGGCATATTTACACCATGATTGTAGCCCAAAAATACTTCACCGAGATATAAAGTCAAGTAACATTCTCCTTGATGAAAATTTTGAGCCTTGTGTTTCCGATTTTGGTCTTGCTAAGCTTTTAGTGGATGAAGAAGCTCATGTTACCACTGTCGTTGCTGGCACATTTGGCTATCTTGCACCGG AGTATCTGCAAAGCGGAAGAGCCACTGTGAAATCAGATGTTTATAGTTTTGGGGTTTTGCTGTTAGAGCTTGTGACAGGAAAGAGACCAACAGATACAGCTTTCGTGAAACGGGGCCTAAATGTTGTTGGTTGG TTGAACACCTTACGGAAAGAAAACCAGTTGGAAGACGTGGTGGACCCAAGGTGCACTGACGCAGACGCATCAACTGTCGAAGCGATTTTGGAGATTGCAGGGAGATGCACCAACGCAAACCCAGAGGACAGACCATCGATGCAACAAGTGTTGCAGTTTATTGAACAGGAGGTGATGACGCCCTACCCAAGTGATTTCTACGACTCCCATTCAGATTATGCTTGA